One part of the Gemmatimonadaceae bacterium genome encodes these proteins:
- the asnB gene encoding asparagine synthase (glutamine-hydrolyzing) translates to MCGIAGIVIPNRSSVRLDRALAERMRDVIAHRGPDGVGLYLTDRVALGHRRLAIVDVEHGAQPMASDDGRIQLIYNGEIYNHPELSRQLQSEGVRYHTHCDTETILRLYERHGADLPSHLRGMFAIAIWDARTESLLLVRDRFGVKPVYYAHLDDGTLLFGSEIKAILASGLVRASMNAAALPDMLANHAPSGDETMFEGIRRLPPGHTLTWRDGRVVIAPYWDLHYGATDERADDVIVADYRERFIEAVRMRLMADVPLGMFLSGGIDSAAITAAMSTLVTDPIKTFSVAFAEREANELSYARMIAERYRTDHHEVVVSPGEFWQAVPSLVWHEDEPMAHPSSVALNFVSRLAVKHVKVVLTGEGSDETLAGYNRYRVTIFNRTLGTLVPAPVRALARTAVGALPVASRVRQRVSRTSLVLPADLTTLYFDNFAVFPRQQQPGLLSAAMRERVAGIDPYAAAQAALDRTDARTLLDQLLYADTKTYLHELLMKQDQMSMAASIESRVPFLDHPLVEFASTLPMRLKLRGWTTKYVLRQAMKDMLPPEILSRKKMGFPVPVGAWLRGSWQPLVNEFVLSPRVAARGIFDAGTLALIAAAHQRGANNGQRLWSLINFEIWQRIFMDGEAPGDIRMPAA, encoded by the coding sequence ATGTGCGGCATTGCAGGCATCGTGATCCCGAACCGGTCGTCCGTGCGGCTCGACCGCGCGCTCGCCGAACGCATGCGCGACGTGATCGCGCATCGGGGTCCGGACGGCGTGGGTCTCTACCTCACCGATCGGGTGGCGCTCGGGCATCGTCGGCTCGCCATCGTCGACGTCGAACACGGCGCACAGCCGATGGCCAGCGACGACGGGCGCATCCAGCTCATCTACAACGGCGAGATCTACAATCACCCGGAGCTCTCCCGGCAGTTGCAGTCCGAAGGCGTGCGCTACCACACGCACTGCGACACCGAGACGATCCTGCGACTCTACGAGCGCCACGGTGCCGACCTGCCGTCGCACCTGCGCGGCATGTTCGCCATCGCCATCTGGGACGCTCGCACCGAGTCGCTGTTGCTGGTCCGTGATCGCTTTGGGGTAAAGCCGGTCTACTACGCTCACCTCGACGACGGGACGTTGCTGTTCGGATCGGAGATCAAGGCCATCCTGGCGTCTGGGCTGGTGCGCGCGTCGATGAACGCCGCGGCGCTGCCGGACATGCTGGCGAACCACGCGCCATCGGGCGACGAGACGATGTTCGAGGGCATCCGTCGGCTGCCCCCCGGACACACGCTGACCTGGCGCGACGGCCGCGTCGTGATCGCGCCGTATTGGGATCTGCACTACGGCGCGACCGATGAACGCGCCGATGACGTGATCGTGGCCGACTATCGCGAGCGGTTCATCGAGGCGGTGCGCATGCGGCTCATGGCCGATGTGCCGCTTGGCATGTTCCTCTCCGGTGGCATCGACTCCGCGGCGATCACCGCGGCGATGAGCACGCTCGTCACCGACCCCATCAAGACGTTCTCCGTGGCGTTCGCCGAGCGCGAGGCCAACGAACTCTCATACGCGAGGATGATCGCCGAGCGGTATCGCACGGACCATCACGAGGTGGTGGTGTCGCCCGGCGAGTTCTGGCAGGCGGTGCCGTCGCTCGTGTGGCACGAGGACGAGCCGATGGCGCACCCGTCGAGCGTCGCGCTCAACTTTGTCTCGCGGCTGGCCGTGAAGCACGTGAAGGTGGTGCTCACGGGAGAGGGCAGCGACGAGACGCTGGCCGGCTACAATCGCTATCGTGTCACGATCTTCAACCGGACGCTCGGCACGCTGGTCCCTGCCCCGGTGCGGGCGCTGGCGAGAACGGCGGTCGGTGCGCTGCCGGTGGCGTCCCGCGTCAGGCAGCGCGTGTCGCGGACGTCACTCGTGCTCCCGGCGGATCTCACCACGCTCTACTTCGACAATTTTGCGGTCTTTCCGCGGCAGCAGCAGCCGGGACTCCTGAGCGCCGCGATGCGCGAGCGGGTGGCGGGCATCGATCCCTATGCGGCCGCGCAGGCAGCCCTCGACCGCACGGACGCGCGCACCCTGCTCGACCAGCTGCTCTACGCCGACACGAAGACGTACCTGCACGAGTTACTCATGAAGCAGGACCAGATGAGCATGGCGGCGTCGATCGAGAGTCGCGTGCCGTTCCTCGATCACCCGCTGGTGGAGTTCGCGTCGACGCTGCCCATGCGCCTCAAGCTGCGCGGCTGGACCACCAAATACGTGCTGCGTCAGGCCATGAAGGACATGTTGCCGCCCGAGATCCTGTCGCGGAAGAAGATGGGTTTCCCGGTACCGGTGGGCGCCTGGCTGCGCGGGTCGTGGCAGCCGCTGGTCAACGAGTTCGTGCTCAGCCCACGCGTCGCGGCCCGCGGCATCTTCGACGCGGGGACGCTGGCGTTGATCGCCGCAGCGCACCAGCGCGGCGCCAACAACGGGCAGCGGCTCTGGTCCCTCATCAACTTCGAAATCTGGCAGCGCATCTTCATGGACGGCGAAGCGCCCGGCGACATCCGCATGCCCGCTGCCTGA
- a CDS encoding glycosyltransferase has translation MRILWLKTELLHPIDKGGKIRTYAMMRELRALHHITYLTLDDGSAATDAAEKALEYCHEVIRVPFTQPAKGSPGFYLDLARNLASTQPYAVAKYRSPAMEEAIRNAVRTGDYDVVVCDFLFPSLNVPDDLGVPTLLFQHNVEATIWERHTAVATSWLKRWYLGLQWRRMTAWERRECQRFSHVVAVSDADRDAMRAAYGTSHVSSVPTGVDTDYFRPAQREPQRPKEIVFTGSMDWMPNEDGIGWFCDEVLPLIRARVPDATLAIVGRNPTGRVRELASRHAGVTVTGTVPDVRPWLERAGVLVVPLRVGGGTRLKIYEGMAMERATVSTTIGAEGLPVAHGEEILIADEATGFADAVVRTLTDADFAHQLGMRAARRVRRDFSWASVAAQFTVACEAAVQRATGPASAVA, from the coding sequence ATGCGGATTCTCTGGCTCAAGACCGAACTGCTCCACCCGATCGACAAGGGCGGCAAGATCCGGACGTACGCGATGATGCGCGAGCTGCGGGCGCTGCATCACATCACGTACCTCACGCTCGACGACGGCTCGGCCGCCACCGACGCCGCCGAGAAGGCGCTCGAGTATTGCCATGAGGTAATCCGCGTGCCGTTCACGCAGCCGGCCAAAGGGAGTCCGGGGTTCTACCTGGATCTCGCGCGCAACCTCGCGTCGACGCAACCCTATGCCGTCGCCAAGTACCGTTCGCCGGCCATGGAGGAAGCGATCCGCAACGCCGTGCGCACGGGAGACTACGATGTCGTCGTCTGCGACTTCCTCTTTCCGAGTCTCAACGTCCCGGATGACCTCGGCGTCCCGACGCTGCTCTTTCAGCACAACGTCGAGGCCACAATCTGGGAGCGACATACCGCCGTCGCCACATCCTGGCTCAAGCGATGGTACCTCGGCCTGCAATGGCGGCGCATGACCGCGTGGGAGCGGCGCGAATGCCAGCGGTTCAGTCACGTGGTCGCGGTGTCGGACGCCGACCGTGATGCCATGCGCGCGGCCTACGGCACGTCACACGTGAGCAGCGTGCCGACCGGCGTGGACACGGACTACTTCCGGCCCGCGCAGCGAGAGCCACAGCGCCCGAAGGAGATCGTCTTCACCGGCTCCATGGACTGGATGCCGAACGAAGACGGGATCGGCTGGTTCTGTGACGAGGTGTTGCCGCTCATCAGGGCTCGCGTCCCCGACGCAACGCTCGCGATCGTTGGCCGCAACCCTACCGGCCGGGTGCGCGAACTGGCCTCGCGCCACGCCGGCGTGACGGTCACGGGTACGGTGCCCGACGTTCGTCCGTGGCTCGAGCGCGCGGGCGTGCTCGTGGTGCCGCTTCGCGTCGGCGGTGGAACGCGCCTCAAGATCTACGAAGGCATGGCCATGGAGCGCGCCACGGTCTCCACGACCATCGGCGCCGAGGGCCTTCCCGTGGCACACGGCGAGGAGATCCTGATCGCCGACGAGGCGACCGGGTTTGCCGACGCGGTGGTGCGCACGCTCACGGACGCCGACTTCGCGCACCAGCTCGGCATGCGCGCGGCGCGGCGCGTGCGACGCGATTTCAGCTGGGCGAGCGTGGCGGCGCAGTTTACGGTGGCCTGCGAGGCCGCGGTCCAGCGCGCGACGGGCCCCGCCAGCGCGGTGGCATGA
- a CDS encoding formyl transferase, which translates to MSRVDQARPRTVLICHHDAPLHLDGLARWLASWSDLAGIVVIEEPGGLLRKRLRREWRRVGLRIVDVLAQRVHYRLTSAARDRAWIEERVAGLRERFPVMPRVPTVRVASPNTSEAQRLIADARPDIVLALCKNLLAERVYSIPVHGTIVLHPGICPEYRNAHGCFWALANDDLDRVGMTVLRIDRGIDTGPVLGWFRASYDEVNESHIVIQHRMTLDNLDGIAELLRRVATGKAKPIPVQGRASHEWGQPWLTKLLYWKRQARRRRDATHHA; encoded by the coding sequence ATGAGCCGCGTCGACCAGGCGAGGCCGCGCACGGTCCTCATCTGCCACCACGATGCACCGCTCCATCTGGACGGCCTCGCGCGCTGGCTCGCCAGCTGGTCCGACCTCGCGGGAATCGTGGTGATCGAGGAGCCCGGCGGTCTCCTGCGCAAGCGACTGCGGCGGGAGTGGAGACGCGTGGGACTGCGCATCGTCGACGTGCTCGCGCAACGCGTGCACTACCGCCTGACGAGCGCGGCCCGTGACCGCGCGTGGATCGAGGAACGAGTTGCTGGCCTGCGCGAACGCTTCCCGGTGATGCCGCGCGTCCCCACCGTGCGCGTGGCTTCACCCAATACCTCCGAGGCGCAACGGCTCATCGCCGACGCGCGGCCCGACATTGTACTGGCCCTGTGCAAGAACCTGCTCGCCGAGCGCGTGTACTCGATTCCGGTGCACGGAACGATCGTGCTGCACCCCGGCATTTGTCCCGAGTACCGCAACGCCCACGGCTGCTTCTGGGCGCTCGCCAACGACGACCTCGACCGCGTAGGCATGACCGTGCTCCGCATCGATCGCGGGATCGACACCGGACCCGTCCTGGGCTGGTTTCGCGCCAGCTACGATGAGGTGAACGAGAGCCACATCGTGATCCAGCACCGCATGACGCTCGACAACCTCGACGGTATCGCCGAGCTCCTCCGCCGCGTGGCCACCGGCAAAGCCAAGCCGATTCCGGTGCAGGGGCGCGCGTCGCATGAGTGGGGACAACCGTGGCTCACCAAACTCCTGTACTGGAAGCGACAGGCCAGGCGGAGGCGCGATGCGACCCATCACGCTTGA
- a CDS encoding polysaccharide deacetylase family protein, producing MRPITLEYHDVLDVGDFDQSGFPGGAANSYKMSRADFEAHLDVLRGRPEAGVDVRLTDAARTPVFITFDDGGASALGVSAPALEARGLMGHFFMTTSQLGAPTFCDGDALRELVRRGHVVGSHSHTHPVRMAVLTDAELDQEWHTSYQLLSDLLGAPATVASVPGGYYSARVGRAAARAGIRYLFTSEPVTSVAREAECLVLGRYTLRRTSPASEVASLVSRAGFARHRQWAVWNAKKAVKAVAGETYLRVRASILGDTSPAPPSTPR from the coding sequence ATGCGACCCATCACGCTTGAGTACCACGACGTCCTCGACGTCGGCGACTTCGATCAGAGTGGCTTTCCGGGCGGGGCCGCAAACTCCTACAAGATGTCCCGCGCCGATTTCGAGGCGCATCTGGACGTCCTGCGCGGTCGACCGGAGGCCGGTGTCGATGTGCGCCTGACTGACGCAGCGCGCACCCCGGTGTTCATTACCTTCGACGACGGTGGCGCGAGCGCACTCGGCGTCAGCGCCCCGGCGCTCGAGGCCCGCGGGCTGATGGGCCACTTCTTCATGACCACCTCCCAACTCGGCGCGCCCACGTTCTGCGACGGCGACGCGCTCCGCGAACTCGTCAGGCGCGGGCACGTGGTCGGCAGCCACTCCCACACCCACCCGGTGCGCATGGCGGTGCTCACGGACGCCGAGCTGGACCAGGAGTGGCACACGTCGTATCAACTGCTGTCGGACCTGCTCGGCGCACCAGCCACGGTGGCCTCGGTGCCGGGCGGGTACTACTCCGCGCGTGTCGGCCGCGCGGCCGCGCGCGCCGGAATCAGGTACCTCTTTACCTCCGAGCCGGTGACGTCCGTCGCTCGTGAGGCGGAGTGCCTCGTCCTGGGGCGCTATACTCTCCGGCGGACATCGCCAGCGTCGGAGGTGGCCTCCCTCGTGTCGCGTGCGGGGTTCGCCCGGCACCGGCAGTGGGCGGTGTGGAACGCCAAGAAGGCCGTGAAGGCGGTGGCTGGCGAGACGTACCTTCGTGTTCGCGCGTCCATCCTTGGAGATACTTCACCCGCCCCGCCGTCAACGCCCCGCTGA
- a CDS encoding UDP-glucose/GDP-mannose dehydrogenase family protein, translating to MASNISVFGLGYVGCVSAACFAKEGHHVIGVDVSQSKVDMINDGKATIVEHGIAELVSEMKAAGRLRATTSVSDAVKNSSISLVCVGTPSAPNGSLDLSYVERVCFEIGAALKDKPTRHTIVIRSTVLPGSTEDIAAAAIERGSGRTRHQDFGLSMNPEFLREGTSIKDFYDPPFTVVGAEDEATAKAVSDLYAGLDAPVRVVAIRVAEMIKYACNCFHGLKVGFANEIGNVCKALGVDSHEVMRIFCEDTKLNISPYYLKPGFAFGGSCLPKDLRAVSYRARQLDVPTPILAATLQSNELQVKRAVDMVLATGSRQVGVLGLAFKAGTDDLRESPMVTLIEHLIGKGVSVTIYDREVTSARLIGANKEYVEREIPHIWTLMRGTIDDVLSQSETVVIGNGSPEFRSIGDRLTEGQLVVDLVRAFGSRRSDGKTYEGICW from the coding sequence ATGGCATCGAATATCAGTGTGTTTGGCCTCGGATACGTCGGGTGCGTGTCCGCCGCCTGCTTCGCAAAGGAAGGCCACCACGTAATCGGCGTGGACGTGAGTCAGTCCAAGGTCGACATGATCAACGACGGCAAGGCCACCATCGTGGAGCACGGCATTGCCGAGCTTGTCTCCGAGATGAAGGCGGCCGGTCGGCTGCGCGCCACCACCAGCGTCTCGGACGCGGTGAAGAACTCGTCGATCTCGCTGGTCTGCGTCGGGACTCCCAGCGCGCCCAACGGCAGCCTGGACCTGAGCTACGTCGAGCGCGTGTGTTTCGAGATTGGCGCCGCGCTGAAGGACAAGCCGACGCGGCACACGATCGTGATCCGCAGCACCGTGCTCCCCGGCTCGACGGAAGACATCGCCGCAGCCGCCATCGAGCGGGGGTCAGGGCGGACGCGCCACCAGGACTTCGGGCTCTCCATGAACCCCGAGTTCCTGCGCGAGGGCACGTCGATCAAGGACTTCTACGACCCGCCGTTCACGGTCGTAGGCGCCGAAGACGAGGCCACGGCAAAGGCGGTCAGCGATTTGTACGCCGGGCTCGACGCGCCGGTGCGCGTCGTCGCGATCCGCGTCGCCGAGATGATCAAGTACGCCTGCAACTGCTTCCACGGCCTCAAGGTCGGTTTCGCCAACGAGATCGGGAACGTCTGCAAGGCGCTCGGCGTGGACAGCCACGAGGTGATGCGGATCTTCTGCGAGGACACGAAGCTCAACATCTCGCCGTACTACCTCAAGCCGGGATTCGCGTTCGGCGGATCGTGCCTGCCCAAGGACCTGCGCGCCGTCAGCTACCGGGCGCGGCAGCTCGACGTGCCCACGCCGATCCTCGCCGCCACGCTGCAGAGCAATGAGCTGCAGGTGAAACGTGCGGTGGACATGGTCCTCGCCACAGGGAGCCGCCAGGTCGGCGTCCTTGGTCTCGCCTTCAAGGCGGGCACGGACGACCTGCGCGAGTCGCCCATGGTGACGCTCATCGAACACCTGATCGGCAAGGGCGTTTCGGTCACCATCTACGACCGCGAAGTGACGAGCGCGCGGCTGATCGGTGCCAACAAGGAGTACGTCGAGCGCGAGATTCCGCACATCTGGACGCTCATGCGCGGCACCATCGATGACGTGTTGTCCCAGAGCGAAACCGTGGTAATCGGCAACGGCTCGCCGGAATTCCGCTCGATCGGCGATCGGCTCACCGAGGGCCAGCTCGTCGTCGACCTGGTGCGGGCGTTCGGCTCGCGACGAAGCGACGGCAAGACCTACGAGGGTATCTGCTGGTAA
- a CDS encoding ATP-binding protein: protein MCAADHQRSGFRPLDHAEANRFFRLVSARYEKGSIVLTSNKHVRDWPAIFAGDEILTTAILEATGCGNWARYSGHQSAPPPHPNPEGLVNGFL, encoded by the coding sequence CTGTGCGCGGCTGATCATCAACGAAGTGGCTTCCGGCCCCTCGACCACGCGGAGGCGAACCGCTTCTTCCGGCTCGTGTCCGCCCGCTACGAGAAGGGTAGCATCGTCCTGACATCGAACAAGCATGTGCGCGACTGGCCCGCCATCTTCGCCGGGGACGAGATCCTCACCACGGCGATCCTGGAGGCTACCGGCTGCGGGAACTGGGCGCGCTACTCGGGACACCAGAGCGCCCCGCCCCCTCACCCCAACCCGGAGGGCCTCGTCAATGGGTTCCTGTAA
- a CDS encoding ATP-binding protein, giving the protein MLKLSGLPPGKALEDFDWTFQPRADWRQIDALATCSYLREKSTVLFLGPPGVGKSHLPTALGVKAIKNGFSVAHFILDDLMHVLKADAAIPPARLRAKRYFNCARLIINEVASGPSTTRRRTASSGSCPPATRRVASS; this is encoded by the coding sequence ATGCTCAAGCTCTCGGGGCTGCCGCCGGGCAAGGCGCTGGAGGACTTCGACTGGACCTTCCAGCCGCGGGCCGATTGGCGCCAGATCGACGCCCTGGCCACGTGCAGCTATCTCCGCGAGAAGTCGACCGTCCTGTTTCTCGGGCCGCCCGGCGTCGGGAAGAGCCACCTGCCGACCGCGTTAGGCGTGAAGGCCATCAAGAACGGCTTCTCGGTGGCTCACTTCATCCTCGATGACCTGATGCATGTGCTCAAGGCCGACGCGGCGATTCCACCGGCGCGGCTCCGAGCCAAGCGCTATTTCAACTGTGCGCGGCTGATCATCAACGAAGTGGCTTCCGGCCCCTCGACCACGCGGAGGCGAACCGCTTCTTCCGGCTCGTGTCCGCCCGCTACGAGAAGGGTAGCATCGTCCTGA